One window of the Glycocaulis alkaliphilus genome contains the following:
- the ruvA gene encoding Holliday junction branch migration protein RuvA, whose protein sequence is MIGMLNGVVIALGDEDAVIDVGGVGYLVSLGTRARSRLEIGTGITLHIETYVREDALRLFGFLTEAERAWFVRLQGVQGVGAKHALALLDAVSASGIETAAALGDASAFERAKGVGRKLAERIAVELKGKAPPARRRSQKGAESLVEALSDGEAPAASSAPAAAPETEEDDAREVAISALTNLGYGESEARHAVALAITANPQAGETMLIRAALKELAR, encoded by the coding sequence ATGATCGGGATGCTGAACGGGGTTGTGATCGCGCTGGGCGATGAGGATGCCGTCATCGATGTGGGCGGGGTCGGGTATCTCGTCTCGCTTGGCACTCGCGCGCGCTCGCGCCTTGAGATCGGCACCGGCATCACCCTCCATATCGAGACCTATGTGCGCGAGGATGCGCTGCGCCTGTTCGGCTTTCTGACCGAAGCGGAACGTGCCTGGTTCGTCCGCCTGCAGGGTGTGCAGGGTGTCGGCGCCAAGCACGCACTGGCGCTTCTGGATGCGGTTTCTGCCTCTGGCATCGAGACGGCGGCGGCGCTGGGCGATGCATCGGCTTTCGAGCGCGCCAAGGGGGTGGGTAGAAAGCTCGCTGAGCGCATTGCGGTCGAATTGAAGGGCAAGGCCCCGCCCGCGCGCCGGCGCTCCCAAAAGGGCGCTGAGAGCCTTGTAGAGGCCTTGTCCGACGGCGAGGCTCCGGCGGCCTCCAGCGCGCCCGCAGCCGCTCCCGAAACCGAAGAGGATGACGCCCGCGAAGTGGCGATCAGCGCGCTCACCAATCTGGGCTATGGCGAGAGCGAAGCGCGCCACGCGGTAGCGCTCGCCATCACCGCCAACCCCCAAGCCGGCGAGACCATGCTGATCCGCGCGGCGCTTAAGGAGCTGGCGCGGTGA
- the ruvC gene encoding crossover junction endodeoxyribonuclease RuvC — translation MSQTIRILGIDPGLAATGWGVIDQTGTRLSLVAHGVIKAPVKAPLPERLEAIFAAVEALVAEYCPHEAAVEDQFVSANAGTALKLGQARAAAILPAARAGLSVSEYAPRLVKKSVVGTGAAEKGQVAAMIAVILPGSRATADAADALAVAVCHAHHRGIKTRLSA, via the coding sequence ATGAGCCAGACGATTCGCATTCTTGGCATTGATCCGGGCCTTGCGGCCACCGGATGGGGCGTGATCGACCAGACCGGTACGCGCCTGTCTCTGGTGGCCCACGGCGTCATCAAGGCGCCGGTGAAAGCGCCCTTGCCCGAACGTCTCGAAGCGATCTTTGCCGCTGTCGAGGCACTGGTAGCCGAGTACTGCCCCCATGAAGCGGCGGTAGAGGACCAGTTCGTCAGCGCGAACGCAGGGACAGCCCTCAAGCTCGGTCAGGCGCGTGCAGCCGCGATCCTGCCTGCCGCGCGGGCGGGGCTTAGTGTTTCCGAATACGCGCCGCGTCTGGTGAAGAAGTCTGTCGTCGGCACCGGCGCGGCTGAGAAGGGGCAGGTGGCCGCCATGATCGCCGTCATCCTGCCGGGCAGCCGCGCCACGGCGGACGCCGCTGACGCGCTGGCGGTGGCGGTCTGTCACGCGCATCATCGCGGCATCAAAACAAGGCTTAGCGCATGA
- the tkt gene encoding transketolase, with the protein MTAPDLDRIRPMANAVRALSMDAVEKAKSGHPGMPMGMADAAAVLWGKHIKFDPADPQWPDRDRFVLSAGHGSMLIYSILHLIGVEGVTMDELKNFRQFGSKTPGHPEFGHTPGVETTTGPLGQGISTAVGMALAERILNAHFGDALVDHHTWVIASDGDLQEGISQEAISLAGHLKLNRLIVLWDDNSISIDGSTELSDTVDHKTRFEAAGWDTLSVDGHDPAAVDAALTRAKASDRPVLIACRTTIGFGAPKKAGTAGSHGSPLGAEEIEGARKALGWEHGPFEVPENIYADWREMAVRSAADRKAWNERLAASNVRDAFMARMTGGVPKAAQEALKNHIAKLVAEKPKLATRAASGKVLEAIAADYPALIGGSADLTGSNLTKASSQAIIKSDDFSGGYIHYGVREHGMAAAMNGMSLHGGITPYGGTFLIFSDYCRPAIRLSALMNQSVIYVLTHDSIGLGEDGPTHQPVEHLSALRSIPGVETWRPCDALETAESWACALERTDGPAILALSRQGVPHLREDDGSQNLSARGAYVLREAEGGAPQVVLIATGTEVELAVQARDMLAEKGVKARVVSAPSLERFFKQDDAYRASILPDGVPCVAVEAAIRWGWDAIIGREGGFVGMTGFGASAPAEQLYAHFGITAERVVEEALKRV; encoded by the coding sequence ATGACCGCTCCCGATCTTGACCGTATCCGTCCGATGGCCAATGCGGTCCGGGCCCTGTCGATGGACGCAGTGGAGAAGGCCAAGTCGGGCCATCCGGGCATGCCGATGGGCATGGCCGACGCGGCGGCGGTACTCTGGGGCAAGCATATCAAGTTCGATCCGGCTGATCCGCAATGGCCCGACCGGGACCGCTTCGTGCTGTCGGCGGGCCATGGCTCCATGCTCATCTACTCCATCCTGCACCTGATCGGGGTGGAGGGCGTGACGATGGACGAGCTGAAAAACTTCCGTCAGTTCGGCTCCAAAACGCCCGGCCACCCGGAGTTTGGCCATACGCCCGGCGTGGAAACCACGACCGGCCCGCTGGGGCAGGGCATCTCCACCGCTGTCGGCATGGCGCTGGCCGAGCGCATCCTCAATGCGCATTTCGGCGATGCGCTGGTCGATCACCATACCTGGGTGATCGCGTCGGACGGCGACCTGCAGGAGGGGATCAGCCAGGAAGCGATCTCGCTGGCAGGCCATTTGAAACTGAACCGCCTCATCGTGCTGTGGGACGACAACTCCATCTCCATCGACGGCTCCACCGAGCTGTCCGACACGGTCGATCACAAGACGCGCTTTGAAGCGGCGGGCTGGGACACGCTCAGCGTGGATGGCCATGATCCGGCCGCGGTCGACGCGGCCCTGACCCGCGCAAAGGCCAGTGACCGCCCGGTCCTGATCGCCTGCCGCACCACGATTGGTTTTGGCGCACCGAAAAAGGCGGGCACTGCCGGTTCGCACGGCTCGCCGCTGGGCGCGGAAGAGATCGAAGGCGCAAGGAAGGCGCTCGGCTGGGAGCACGGCCCGTTCGAGGTGCCGGAAAACATCTATGCTGACTGGCGGGAGATGGCTGTGCGCAGCGCGGCTGACCGCAAGGCGTGGAATGAACGTCTGGCGGCATCGAATGTGCGCGATGCCTTCATGGCGCGCATGACTGGCGGCGTGCCCAAGGCCGCGCAGGAAGCGCTGAAGAACCACATCGCCAAGCTGGTGGCCGAAAAGCCCAAGCTCGCTACGCGCGCCGCGTCCGGCAAGGTGCTCGAAGCGATTGCGGCGGACTATCCCGCGCTCATTGGCGGTTCGGCAGACCTCACGGGCTCGAACCTGACCAAGGCCAGCTCGCAGGCCATCATCAAGTCTGACGATTTCTCCGGCGGCTATATCCATTACGGCGTGCGCGAGCACGGCATGGCCGCCGCGATGAACGGGATGAGCCTGCATGGCGGGATCACGCCCTATGGCGGCACCTTCCTGATCTTCTCCGATTATTGCCGCCCGGCCATCCGCCTGTCTGCGCTGATGAACCAGAGCGTCATCTATGTGCTGACCCACGATTCCATCGGGCTGGGCGAAGACGGGCCAACCCACCAGCCGGTAGAGCATCTCTCCGCCCTGCGCTCCATTCCGGGCGTTGAAACCTGGCGGCCCTGCGACGCGCTGGAGACAGCCGAAAGCTGGGCCTGCGCGCTGGAACGCACGGACGGTCCGGCCATCCTTGCCCTGTCGCGTCAGGGTGTGCCGCACTTGCGCGAGGATGACGGGTCGCAAAACCTCTCCGCGCGCGGCGCCTATGTGCTGCGCGAGGCCGAAGGCGGTGCGCCGCAAGTGGTGCTGATCGCCACCGGCACCGAAGTGGAACTGGCCGTGCAGGCCCGTGACATGCTGGCGGAGAAGGGCGTGAAGGCACGCGTGGTTAGTGCGCCCTCTCTGGAGCGTTTCTTCAAACAGGATGATGCCTATCGCGCCTCGATCCTGCCGGACGGCGTGCCGTGCGTGGCCGTGGAAGCGGCCATACGCTGGGGCTGGGATGCCATCATTGGCCGCGAGGGCGGATTTGTCGGCATGACAGGCTTTGGCGCATCGGCTCCGGCTGAGCAGCTCTACGCGCATTTTGGCATCACGGCGGAGCGTGTCGTCGAGGAAGCGCTGAAGCGGGTCTGA
- the pgi gene encoding glucose-6-phosphate isomerase, which yields MDIARQLDPHVKRLAGEPLGALVRAGGGRDAALQWQAGPIALDARHQRLDADAMNALFALADGAGFDDARKALFAGDVVNPTEGRPALHAALRDASALKDRDYAARIEAARARTAAFARACQGADAPGGKPVTRIINIGIGGSDLGPRLVYSAMKAFRREGVDLRFVSNLDPADLEDAVEGADPETTLVCVTSKSFTTSETLMNARAAKAWLAANLGEDGANARMAAATAAPGKAEGFGIAPARIFPFEEGVGGRYSFWSAAGLCLEIALGPDVFARILEGARQIDEHFATAPAKDNLPLAKALIDVWNRAGRGLLARCVAAYSTRLELLPAYLQQLEMESLGKPVRLDGSALPAHSGGQLVWGGKGSDVQHSFFQWLHQGVDEVPVDFIAVKTLYTSDDERAKALGANLVAQSAALLDGHEGEGALAAHKTLPGGRASSVIMLERLDPEGLGALIALHEHKVFCEGLVYGLNPFDQWGVELGKLLTNDLLKGNHSRFDAASLDLARLFRL from the coding sequence ATGGATATTGCCCGACAGCTAGACCCCCATGTGAAGCGCCTTGCAGGCGAACCGCTCGGCGCTCTGGTGCGCGCGGGCGGCGGGCGTGATGCTGCCCTGCAATGGCAGGCCGGACCCATTGCGCTGGATGCCCGCCATCAGCGCCTGGATGCGGACGCGATGAATGCGCTTTTTGCGCTGGCTGACGGCGCGGGCTTTGATGATGCCCGCAAGGCTCTCTTTGCGGGGGATGTCGTCAATCCGACAGAGGGGCGTCCCGCCCTTCATGCGGCGCTGCGGGATGCCTCCGCGCTAAAAGACCGTGATTATGCGGCACGTATCGAGGCAGCACGGGCGCGCACGGCGGCCTTTGCCCGTGCCTGTCAGGGCGCGGACGCGCCCGGCGGCAAGCCGGTCACACGCATCATCAATATCGGTATTGGCGGGTCTGATCTCGGACCCCGCCTGGTCTACAGCGCCATGAAGGCGTTCCGCCGCGAGGGTGTCGATCTGCGTTTTGTGTCCAATCTGGACCCGGCAGACCTTGAGGATGCCGTTGAGGGCGCGGACCCCGAAACGACGCTTGTCTGTGTCACGTCAAAATCCTTCACCACCTCCGAAACGCTGATGAATGCGCGCGCCGCCAAGGCCTGGCTTGCGGCAAACCTTGGCGAAGACGGGGCCAATGCCCGCATGGCCGCCGCCACCGCAGCGCCGGGCAAGGCTGAAGGCTTCGGCATCGCGCCGGCGCGCATCTTCCCGTTCGAGGAAGGCGTGGGCGGGCGCTATTCCTTCTGGTCGGCGGCCGGGCTGTGTCTGGAGATCGCGCTGGGGCCGGACGTGTTTGCCCGCATTCTTGAGGGTGCGCGCCAGATTGACGAACACTTCGCAACAGCGCCGGCGAAAGACAATCTGCCGCTCGCCAAGGCGCTGATCGATGTGTGGAACCGGGCCGGGCGCGGCCTGCTGGCGCGCTGCGTGGCGGCCTATTCAACGCGTCTGGAGCTTCTGCCCGCCTATCTGCAACAGCTGGAAATGGAGAGCCTCGGCAAGCCGGTGCGCCTTGATGGCTCGGCCCTGCCTGCCCATTCCGGCGGTCAGCTGGTCTGGGGTGGCAAAGGGTCTGACGTCCAGCACTCCTTCTTCCAGTGGCTCCATCAGGGCGTGGACGAGGTGCCGGTAGACTTCATTGCCGTTAAAACGCTCTACACCAGCGATGACGAGCGGGCAAAAGCGCTGGGGGCCAATCTGGTCGCGCAGAGCGCAGCCCTGCTCGACGGCCATGAAGGCGAGGGCGCGCTGGCCGCGCACAAGACGCTGCCGGGCGGGCGCGCGAGTTCCGTCATCATGCTCGAACGCCTCGACCCGGAAGGGCTGGGGGCGCTGATCGCTCTCCATGAGCACAAAGTGTTTTGCGAAGGGCTGGTCTATGGCCTCAATCCGTTCGACCAGTGGGGGGTGGAGCTGGGCAAGCTGCTGACAAACGACCTCCTGAAAGGCAATCACAGCCGGTTTGACGCCGCCAGTCTTGACCTTGCCCGGCTATTCAGGCTTTGA
- a CDS encoding ArsR/SmtB family transcription factor, translated as MHAELLTKLKALGEPTRLRIVTLLLRGELTVSEIMQVLGQSQPRVSRHLKLLADAGLCERYPEGGWVFYRLARSRVGERLAALLEEMERSDDVEVARDLARLSEVRRLRAETAQKYFEVAAEQWARIRGLHFSEEAVEAAMLKAAGERQFRLHLDVGTGTGRMLEIFADRAEDGMGVDLSREMLTVARSKMSEAGLANRLVRQADATALPLETGAADLITVHQVLHYIAQPQRALTEWARALAPGGLLLLADFEAHDFEVFRAEYHHAHLGFERGQLRAWLEAAGLKPLGIDPLQSAKAEGGLTVLICSATKE; from the coding sequence ATGCACGCAGAGTTGCTGACCAAGCTGAAGGCACTGGGCGAGCCGACCCGGTTGCGGATCGTCACCCTGCTGTTGCGCGGCGAGCTGACGGTCAGCGAGATCATGCAGGTGCTGGGACAGAGCCAGCCGCGCGTCAGCCGCCATCTCAAGCTGCTTGCAGATGCAGGGCTGTGCGAGCGCTATCCCGAAGGCGGCTGGGTGTTCTACCGGCTGGCGCGATCACGTGTGGGCGAACGCCTTGCCGCCCTGCTCGAAGAGATGGAGCGCAGCGATGATGTGGAAGTTGCCCGCGATCTGGCGCGTCTGAGCGAAGTGCGCCGCCTGCGCGCCGAGACCGCGCAGAAATATTTCGAGGTCGCCGCCGAGCAATGGGCGCGCATCCGGGGCCTCCACTTCTCCGAAGAGGCGGTAGAGGCGGCCATGCTGAAAGCGGCAGGCGAGCGTCAGTTCCGCCTGCATCTCGATGTCGGCACCGGCACGGGCCGCATGCTGGAGATTTTCGCCGACCGGGCCGAGGACGGCATGGGTGTCGATCTCAGCCGGGAAATGCTCACGGTCGCCCGCTCCAAGATGAGCGAGGCCGGACTTGCCAACCGGCTGGTGCGCCAGGCCGATGCGACGGCCCTGCCACTGGAGACAGGGGCCGCAGACCTCATCACCGTGCATCAGGTCCTGCACTATATCGCGCAGCCGCAGCGCGCCCTGACCGAGTGGGCGCGCGCGCTCGCGCCCGGCGGGCTATTATTGCTGGCGGACTTCGAGGCACACGATTTTGAGGTTTTCCGCGCCGAATACCATCACGCCCATCTGGGCTTTGAGCGCGGGCAACTGCGCGCCTGGCTGGAAGCAGCGGGGCTGAAGCCGCTGGGTATCGACCCGCTCCAGTCAGCGAAGGCCGAAGGCGGGCTGACCGTGCTGATCTGTTCAGCGACCAAGGAATGA
- a CDS encoding aldo/keto reductase: protein MSILPSRLGFGISGAHGTPLMAPGGTVGLVGQAFAAGVRVFDTAPAYGAGEAEKRLGRALAGLPRSDVFVTTKAGVSSSGLARRIRDFSPEGVERSIRASLSRLGLEGVDGLILHGPAPSELTPALLARLSDMRAAGAFRHLGVAGRGAELDAALETGAFTILMAPVHPFVGDAARSRLRAARGAGIAVMGIEAAGDGPPPLRLPRKASDFYTLARRLRSGDADGPRVAMPGALADPLRDGLADCVVMSTTRPEHLAANADAITGTGASA, encoded by the coding sequence ATGAGCATTCTGCCCTCCCGCCTCGGCTTTGGCATTTCCGGTGCGCACGGCACGCCGCTAATGGCGCCGGGCGGTACGGTCGGGCTTGTCGGGCAGGCCTTTGCCGCCGGGGTGCGCGTCTTCGATACAGCCCCTGCCTATGGCGCGGGCGAGGCGGAAAAGCGGCTGGGACGCGCGCTGGCCGGCCTGCCGCGCAGCGATGTCTTCGTGACCACAAAGGCCGGGGTGTCCTCCTCCGGTCTTGCCCGGCGCATCCGTGATTTTTCACCCGAAGGTGTTGAGCGCTCCATCCGCGCCAGCCTGTCCCGGCTTGGCCTTGAGGGGGTGGACGGGCTGATCCTGCATGGCCCGGCACCGTCCGAGCTGACCCCGGCCCTGCTGGCGCGTCTGTCAGACATGAGAGCGGCCGGAGCCTTCCGCCATCTGGGCGTGGCGGGCAGGGGCGCAGAACTCGATGCGGCGCTGGAGACCGGCGCGTTCACGATCCTGATGGCGCCGGTCCATCCTTTTGTTGGCGACGCGGCGCGTTCGCGCCTGCGGGCGGCACGGGGCGCAGGCATTGCGGTGATGGGGATTGAGGCCGCTGGCGATGGTCCGCCGCCCTTGCGCCTGCCGCGAAAGGCCTCTGATTTCTATACGCTCGCCCGGCGCTTGCGGTCGGGCGACGCGGACGGACCGCGCGTGGCCATGCCGGGCGCGCTGGCAGATCCGCTCCGTGACGGGCTGGCTGACTGCGTGGTGATGAGCACGACGCGGCCGGAGCACCTTGCCGCCAATGCTGATGCGATCACCGGGACAGGCGCCAGCGCCTGA